From the Leishmania donovani BPK282A1 complete genome, chromosome 30 genome, one window contains:
- a CDS encoding DnaJ domain protein-like protein encodes MLSLVHSRRLLPQRDPFKILGLTRSATKAEVKMKYRELARIYHPDAGSGDSAKMEEVNHAYKLLLKEGGYERLHLPGSSRARPHGANGPVGVTSESRRELPRETATAPFTVDQQSSGTAGASSGASAGTASSLLTDEEAEKVSALDPATERRTPEGKYLYQSRDDQSWVELDRPLLRAQQPHYASFSAQADMKAELRRRAVLKEKEQNEKSRFQRTADRLADSAELPTQNPHLLRIYALVVVCVFYLMYKRTFERTHHQRKRAKFYQALEENREELMATYEKHKEGLQVTAVAAALVFLAAAEHKTADDPVVPSPPEVFYRSVKPPSDHYTVVAGG; translated from the coding sequence ATGCTCAGCCTCGTCCACAGCCGACGGcttctgccgcagcgcgaccCGTTCAAAATTCTGGGTCTCACCCGTAGTGCAACCAAAGCAGAGGTGAAGATGAAGTACCGAGAGCTTGCTCGCATCTACCACCCCGATGCGGGGTCCGGTGACAGTGCcaagatggaggaggtgaatCACGCGTACAAGCTACTATTAAAGGAGGGTGGATACGAGCGTCTGCATCTGCCGGGCTCAAGCAGGGCGCGACCGCATGGCGCGAACGGTCCTGTCGGGGTGACCTCGGAGAGTCGACGCGAGCTACCGCGCgaaacggcgacggcgccctTTACTGTCGATcagcagagcagcggcactgcggGGGCATCGTCGGGTGCGTCTGCCGGCACCGCGTCGTCACTGCtgacggacgaggaggccgagaAGGTGAGTGCGCTGGATCCGGCCACGGAGCGTCGCACGCCGGAAGGGAAGTACTTGTATCAGAGCCGCGACGATCAAAGCTGGGTCGAGCTCGATCGCCCActcctgcgcgcgcagcagccgcactaCGCGTCATTCTCCGCGCAGGCGGACATGAAAGCCGagctgcgacgccgcgccgtgctgaaggaaaaagagcaaaacgaaaagagccGCTTTCAGAGGACTGCGGACCGCCTCGCGGACAGCGCTGAGTTGCCGACGCAAAATCCGCACTTGCTGCGTATCTACGCGTTAGTTGTCGTGTGCGTCTTCTACCTCATGTACAAGCGCACGTTTGAGCGCACCCATCACCAGAGGAAGCGCGCGAAGTTCTACCAGGCGCTGGAAGAGAATCGAGAGGAGTTGATGGCGACGTATGAGAAGCATAAGGAGGGCCTGCAGGTgacagcggtggctgcggcgctggtcTTCCTTGCCGCCGCGGAACACAAGACGGCCGACGACCCCGTTGTGCCGAGTCCGCCAGAGGTCTTTTACCGCTCTGTGAAACCGCCGAGCGACCACTACACTGTCGTCGCTGGCGGTTAA
- a CDS encoding pre-mRNA cleavage complex II Clp1-like protein, with protein sequence MQPRKTHTSLHLRQEAVTIQWNAGQEGGSVLLLSGKVELFRSSLTRNLRYAFPAEACIVLEAFGDAVVQIDGDAITVQTPISGALDEIHALLDTARVDAMLAIDERSKKSLSSSEELKDSWQGPRVLVVGENQWEREVVSRALLNLAVRHGSPYGICYVDVDVAMPMVGCPGTVSAAFVEEPVTAPEDFSVMMPLTFFHGAASVTSATRKRYLDLCVCAAQAATSLGFANSKFEAGGFLIHSLSPSTDIQHDVLSDVLSIFAVTHVVVTGADWELEKFLNNAVVGRTVHFVRLPKLAGGQSPSAAGAEQRRRAQLEHYFFGTPRTPLMPVRGVARMSELVLLHAETFEPLSWREVPDLGLAAVVWADTAASAVEANVAGFVALLEVGKQFVSFLAPSGGELPKPFLVVSPSLHLPRELVMPLPVT encoded by the coding sequence ATGCAGCCGCGTAAGACGCACACCTCGCTTCATCTCCGCCAGGAGGCCGTTACGATACAATGGAATGCGGGGCAGGAAGGCGGCTCTGTTCTGCTTCTCAGTGGAAAAGTAGAGCTGTTTCGTAGTTCACTGACGCGCAACTTGCGCTACGCCTTTCCGGCGGAGGCGTGCATTGTGCTGGAGGCCTTTGGTGACGCCGTTGTGCAGATCGACGGAGACGCAATCACCGTGCAGACCCCGATAAGCGGTGCTCTCGATGAGATCCACGCGCTGCTAGACACTGCACGCGTGGATGCAATGCTGGCCATTGACGAGCGCAGCAAGAAATCCCTGTCCAGCTCCGAGGAGCTCAAAGACTCTTGGCAGGGCCCTCGTGTGCTTGTTGTCGGCGAGAACcagtgggagagggaggtggtgtCGCGAGCACTGCTCAACCTCGCGGTTCGCCACGGTAGCCCGTACGGCATCTGCTACGTGGACGTGGATGTGGCGATGCCTATGGTGGGCTGTCCAGGTACGGTGTCGGCTGCGTTTGTGGAAGAACCGGTGACAGCTCCGGAGGACTTTTCTGTGATGATGCCGCTGACGTTTTTCCACGGCGCGGCCTCTGTCACGAGTGCGACGCGGAAGCGCTACTTGGatctgtgcgtctgtgcggcGCAAGCGGCCACCTCGCTCGGGTTCGCCAACTCCAAGTTTGAAGCGGGCGGCTTCTTGATCCACTCCTTGTCCCCTTCCACCGACATTCAGCACGACGTGCTGAGCGACGTCCTCTCCATTTTCGCCGTCACGcacgtcgtcgtcaccgGCGCAGATTGGGAGCTGGAAAAGTTTCTGAACAACGCTGTCGTGGGCCGCACAGTGCACTTTGTGCGGCTGCCGAAGCTGGCGGGTGGGCAGtcgcccagcgccgccggggcggagcagcgtcggcgcgcgcagTTGGAGCACTACTTTTTTGGCACCCCACGTACTCCTCTGATGCCGGTGCGCGGTGTGGCACGAATGTCGGAGTTGGTGCTCCTCCACGCGGAGACATTCGAGCCACTGAGCTGGAGAGAGGTGCCGGACCTGGGTCTTGCCGCGGTCGTCTGGGCCGACACGGCTGCGTCTGCCGTGGAGGCGAACGTCGCGGGGTTTGTCGCCTTGCTGGAGGTCGGAAAGCAGTTTGTCAGCTTCCTCGCTCCATCGGGTGGCGAGCTGCCCAAGCCGTTTTTGGTGGTCTCGCCGTCCCTGCACCTACCACGGGAACTGGTGATGCCCCTCCCGGTAACGTAG